The following coding sequences are from one Halomicrobium zhouii window:
- a CDS encoding glutathione S-transferase N-terminal domain-containing protein, whose product MSFTLYELDGCPYCEKVHERMQELDLNYESEWVEGLHSKRDEVKRVSGQRGVPVLVDEDAGVTMAESEKILEYLEQSYA is encoded by the coding sequence ATGAGCTTCACGCTCTACGAGCTAGACGGCTGTCCGTACTGCGAGAAGGTCCACGAACGCATGCAGGAACTCGACCTCAACTACGAGAGCGAGTGGGTCGAGGGGCTCCACTCGAAGCGCGACGAGGTCAAGCGCGTCTCCGGCCAGCGCGGCGTGCCGGTCCTCGTCGACGAGGACGCGGGCGTCACGATGGCGGAGTCCGAGAAAATTCTGGAGTATCTGGAGCAGAGTTACGCCTGA